In the genome of Notamacropus eugenii isolate mMacEug1 chromosome 5, mMacEug1.pri_v2, whole genome shotgun sequence, one region contains:
- the TNNT1 gene encoding troponin T, slow skeletal muscle isoform X2 has translation MSDTEEQEYEEEQQEEEAEAAEEEEEAPEESEPVAEREEERPKPRPVVPPLIPPKIPEGERVDFDDIHRKRMEKDLLELQTLIDVHFEQRKKEEEELVGLKERIERRRAERAEQQRVRTEKERERQAKLAEEKMRKEEEEAKKRAEDDAKKKKVLSNMGAHFGGYLVKAEQKRGKRQTGREMKQRILSERKKPLNIDHMGEDQLREKARELSDWIHQLESEKFDLTEKLRQQKYEINVLYNRISHAQKFRKGAGKGRVGGRWK, from the exons ATGTCGGACACAGAGGAGCAGGAGTATGAGGA GGAACagcaggaag AAGAGGCTGAGGCCgccgaggaggaggaggaag ccCCTGAGGAGTCGGAGCCGGTCGCAGAGCGAG AAGAGGAGCGACCCAAACCCAG GCCTGTGGTGCCTCCACTGATCCCGCCAAAGATCCCTGAGGGAGAGAGAGTTGATTTCGAT GACATCCACCGAAAACGCATGGAGAAGGACCTGCTGGAGCTGCAGACACTCATTGATGTACACTTTGagcagaggaagaaggaggaggaggagctcgTGGGGCTGAAGGAACGAATT GAACGTCGAAGAGCAGAGAGAGCCGAACAGCAGCGGGTCCGgactgagaaggagagagaacGCCAAGCCAAGCTGGCG gaggagaagatgaggaaggaggaggaagaggccaAGAAACGGGCTGAAGACgatgccaaaaaaaagaaagtcctgTCCAATATGGGGGCCCACTTTGGGGGCTACCTGGTCAAG GCTGAGCAGAAGCGTGGGAAACGCCAGACAGGGAGGGAGATGAAACAGAGGATTCTGTCTGAGCGGAAGAAACCCCTGAATATCGACCACATGGGAGAGGACCAGCTCAG GGAGAAGGCCCGTGAGCTGTCCGACTGGATTCACCAGCTGGAGTCGGAGAAGTTTGACCTCACAGAGAAACTTAGGCAGCAGAAATATGAG ATCAATGTTCTCTACAACCGAATCAGCCATGCCCAGAAGTT CAGGAAGGGGGCCGGCAAGGGTCGTGTTGGTGGACGCTGGAAGTGA
- the TNNT1 gene encoding troponin T, slow skeletal muscle isoform X1, which produces MSDTEEQEYEEEQQEEEAEAAEEEEEAPEESEPVAEREEERPKPSRPVVPPLIPPKIPEGERVDFDDIHRKRMEKDLLELQTLIDVHFEQRKKEEEELVGLKERIERRRAERAEQQRVRTEKERERQAKLAEEKMRKEEEEAKKRAEDDAKKKKVLSNMGAHFGGYLVKAEQKRGKRQTGREMKQRILSERKKPLNIDHMGEDQLREKARELSDWIHQLESEKFDLTEKLRQQKYEINVLYNRISHAQKFRKGAGKGRVGGRWK; this is translated from the exons ATGTCGGACACAGAGGAGCAGGAGTATGAGGA GGAACagcaggaag AAGAGGCTGAGGCCgccgaggaggaggaggaag ccCCTGAGGAGTCGGAGCCGGTCGCAGAGCGAG AAGAGGAGCGACCCAAACCCAG cAGGCCTGTGGTGCCTCCACTGATCCCGCCAAAGATCCCTGAGGGAGAGAGAGTTGATTTCGAT GACATCCACCGAAAACGCATGGAGAAGGACCTGCTGGAGCTGCAGACACTCATTGATGTACACTTTGagcagaggaagaaggaggaggaggagctcgTGGGGCTGAAGGAACGAATT GAACGTCGAAGAGCAGAGAGAGCCGAACAGCAGCGGGTCCGgactgagaaggagagagaacGCCAAGCCAAGCTGGCG gaggagaagatgaggaaggaggaggaagaggccaAGAAACGGGCTGAAGACgatgccaaaaaaaagaaagtcctgTCCAATATGGGGGCCCACTTTGGGGGCTACCTGGTCAAG GCTGAGCAGAAGCGTGGGAAACGCCAGACAGGGAGGGAGATGAAACAGAGGATTCTGTCTGAGCGGAAGAAACCCCTGAATATCGACCACATGGGAGAGGACCAGCTCAG GGAGAAGGCCCGTGAGCTGTCCGACTGGATTCACCAGCTGGAGTCGGAGAAGTTTGACCTCACAGAGAAACTTAGGCAGCAGAAATATGAG ATCAATGTTCTCTACAACCGAATCAGCCATGCCCAGAAGTT CAGGAAGGGGGCCGGCAAGGGTCGTGTTGGTGGACGCTGGAAGTGA
- the TNNT1 gene encoding troponin T, slow skeletal muscle isoform X3: protein MSDTEEQEYEEEQQEEEAEAAEEEEEEEERPKPSRPVVPPLIPPKIPEGERVDFDDIHRKRMEKDLLELQTLIDVHFEQRKKEEEELVGLKERIERRRAERAEQQRVRTEKERERQAKLAEEKMRKEEEEAKKRAEDDAKKKKVLSNMGAHFGGYLVKAEQKRGKRQTGREMKQRILSERKKPLNIDHMGEDQLREKARELSDWIHQLESEKFDLTEKLRQQKYEINVLYNRISHAQKFRKGAGKGRVGGRWK, encoded by the exons ATGTCGGACACAGAGGAGCAGGAGTATGAGGA GGAACagcaggaag AAGAGGCTGAGGCCgccgaggaggaggaggaag AAGAGGAGCGACCCAAACCCAG cAGGCCTGTGGTGCCTCCACTGATCCCGCCAAAGATCCCTGAGGGAGAGAGAGTTGATTTCGAT GACATCCACCGAAAACGCATGGAGAAGGACCTGCTGGAGCTGCAGACACTCATTGATGTACACTTTGagcagaggaagaaggaggaggaggagctcgTGGGGCTGAAGGAACGAATT GAACGTCGAAGAGCAGAGAGAGCCGAACAGCAGCGGGTCCGgactgagaaggagagagaacGCCAAGCCAAGCTGGCG gaggagaagatgaggaaggaggaggaagaggccaAGAAACGGGCTGAAGACgatgccaaaaaaaagaaagtcctgTCCAATATGGGGGCCCACTTTGGGGGCTACCTGGTCAAG GCTGAGCAGAAGCGTGGGAAACGCCAGACAGGGAGGGAGATGAAACAGAGGATTCTGTCTGAGCGGAAGAAACCCCTGAATATCGACCACATGGGAGAGGACCAGCTCAG GGAGAAGGCCCGTGAGCTGTCCGACTGGATTCACCAGCTGGAGTCGGAGAAGTTTGACCTCACAGAGAAACTTAGGCAGCAGAAATATGAG ATCAATGTTCTCTACAACCGAATCAGCCATGCCCAGAAGTT CAGGAAGGGGGCCGGCAAGGGTCGTGTTGGTGGACGCTGGAAGTGA
- the TNNI3 gene encoding troponin I, cardiac muscle isoform X2 — MAEESSDTFPAELPPAPTPAAPPVRRRSSVNYRAYATEPHAKKKSKISASRKLQLKTLMLQIAKQELEREGDDRSGEKGRVLGERCAPVQLAGLGVAELQELCRELHARVDKVDEERYDLEAKVTKNVTEIADLTQKIFDLRGKFKRPALRRVRISADAMMQALLGARAKESLDLRAHLKQVKKDDTEKESREVGDWRKNIDALSGMEGRKKKFEG; from the exons ATGGCGGAGGA GAGCAGCGACAcg TTCCCGGCTGAGTTGCCACCTGCACCCACCCCAGCGGCACCCCCAGTTCGACGCCGCTCTTCTGTCAATTACCGAGCCTATGCCACCGAGCCCCATGCCAAG AAAAAGTCCAAGATCTCGGCTTCTCGGAAGCTGCAGCTGAAG accCTGATGCTGCAGATCGCCAAGCAGGAGTTGGAGCGTGAGGGGGACGATCGGAGTGGGGAGAAGGGCCGCGTGCTCGGGGAGCGCTGTGCTCCTGTGCAGTTGGCCGGCCTCGGGGTGGCCGAGCTGCAG gAGCTGTGTCGGGAGCTTCATGCCAGAGTGGACAAGGTGGATGAAGAGAGATATGATTTGGAGGCAAAAGTTACAAAGAATGTCACTGAG ATTGCTGATCTGACCCAAAAGATCTTTGACCTGAGAGGGAAGTTCAAGCGTCCAGCCCTGCGGAGGGTGCGCATTTCAGCAGATGCCATGATGCAAGCCTTACTGGGGGCTCGAGCCAAGGAGTCCCTGGATCTCAGAGCTCACCTCAAGCAGGTGAAGAAGGATGACACGGAGAAG GAAAGCCGAGAAGTGGGAGACTGGAGAAAGAACATTGACGCCCTGAGTGGTATGGAGGGACGGAAGAAGAAATTTGAAGGCTGA
- the TNNI3 gene encoding troponin I, cardiac muscle isoform X1, which translates to MDAWVPGGAGIKTKEQRHGPRSPANPGLLQFPAELPPAPTPAAPPVRRRSSVNYRAYATEPHAKKKSKISASRKLQLKTLMLQIAKQELEREGDDRSGEKGRVLGERCAPVQLAGLGVAELQELCRELHARVDKVDEERYDLEAKVTKNVTEIADLTQKIFDLRGKFKRPALRRVRISADAMMQALLGARAKESLDLRAHLKQVKKDDTEKESREVGDWRKNIDALSGMEGRKKKFEG; encoded by the exons ATGGACGCTTGGGTCCCTGGAGGGGCGGGTATCAAGACCAAG GAGCAGCGACAcg GGCCTCGGAGCCCAGCTAACCCGGGTCTCCTTCAGTTCCCGGCTGAGTTGCCACCTGCACCCACCCCAGCGGCACCCCCAGTTCGACGCCGCTCTTCTGTCAATTACCGAGCCTATGCCACCGAGCCCCATGCCAAG AAAAAGTCCAAGATCTCGGCTTCTCGGAAGCTGCAGCTGAAG accCTGATGCTGCAGATCGCCAAGCAGGAGTTGGAGCGTGAGGGGGACGATCGGAGTGGGGAGAAGGGCCGCGTGCTCGGGGAGCGCTGTGCTCCTGTGCAGTTGGCCGGCCTCGGGGTGGCCGAGCTGCAG gAGCTGTGTCGGGAGCTTCATGCCAGAGTGGACAAGGTGGATGAAGAGAGATATGATTTGGAGGCAAAAGTTACAAAGAATGTCACTGAG ATTGCTGATCTGACCCAAAAGATCTTTGACCTGAGAGGGAAGTTCAAGCGTCCAGCCCTGCGGAGGGTGCGCATTTCAGCAGATGCCATGATGCAAGCCTTACTGGGGGCTCGAGCCAAGGAGTCCCTGGATCTCAGAGCTCACCTCAAGCAGGTGAAGAAGGATGACACGGAGAAG GAAAGCCGAGAAGTGGGAGACTGGAGAAAGAACATTGACGCCCTGAGTGGTATGGAGGGACGGAAGAAGAAATTTGAAGGCTGA